In a genomic window of Mageeibacillus indolicus UPII9-5:
- the pheT gene encoding phenylalanine--tRNA ligase subunit beta, producing MLAPIEWLKQLVDVPENIHDFCNRLTLSGSKVEGVTWFGEDVSGVVTGRIETIERHPNADKLVICQVNVGEQKNLQIVTGASNVKVNDIVPVALDGSHVNGGKQINTGMLRGVKSEGMLCSLAELGIMSELFPEAVTDGIFILPDDLALGEPVLKALKLEGGTIEFEITSNRPDCYSIEGLAREAAITYRHEFHLPEPEVKADGLNRTSDALKVTVAEPALCSRYCAVRIDKVKIEPSPLWMRRRLAMSGVRPINNIVDITNYVMLELGQPMHAFSADCIRGGEITVRRAAGQETFTTLDDKKYVLDDSMLVIADKAGAVALAGIMGGANSCINPGTDTVIFEAACFAPDSVRQTASALGIRTESSARFERIVDGWKTLRALKRACELVEKLGCGLVSSDFIDINNLPSTKPHIKLDFNRVNTFLGLQLATSEMIATLEAVGCNLTVDSGNLTADVVAPSFRPDLEGFADLAEEVARFHDYNNIPPTLLPAAETTVGGRSTKLNIKRLIAEIMISSGFYEAYTYSFMSAKEPDRLGLAPDSPLRKMLKIRYAPEDTSCLRTTPLPALLNIAHNNSSRAEESAGLFEIMRCYHPVDGQKLPNEREVVAAIVYDNTTAKDNGRLFYELKHIVEEISQQTGIKDVEFLSLAASSEVNAPAEAPCFHPYRSASLVVNRKSFGLIGYLHPDIAETYDLPRCTAVLLLDLATVVELHNFKRTQKPLPKYPAVTRDLAVVVDRSTPVGEIEKNIYAHSEDLLAELALFDVYEGKNLGHDKKSVAFSLKFRSQTGTLNDAAINPIMNRIIEALHETLHAELRQ from the coding sequence ATGTTAGCACCGATTGAATGGTTGAAGCAGCTGGTCGATGTTCCGGAAAATATACATGATTTTTGCAATCGGCTGACGCTTTCTGGTTCTAAAGTTGAAGGCGTAACTTGGTTCGGGGAAGATGTGTCGGGTGTTGTTACTGGTCGAATTGAAACAATAGAGAGGCATCCTAATGCAGATAAGTTAGTTATTTGTCAGGTGAATGTCGGCGAGCAAAAAAATTTACAAATTGTTACTGGAGCTTCCAATGTCAAGGTCAATGACATCGTCCCGGTTGCGTTGGATGGATCACATGTTAATGGGGGCAAGCAAATTAATACCGGCATGTTGCGCGGTGTAAAATCTGAGGGCATGCTTTGCTCTTTGGCTGAACTCGGTATTATGTCGGAATTGTTTCCGGAAGCCGTTACTGACGGAATCTTTATTTTGCCTGATGACTTAGCTCTTGGCGAGCCGGTACTCAAAGCATTGAAACTTGAGGGCGGAACGATTGAATTTGAAATAACTTCCAACCGCCCGGACTGCTATTCAATTGAAGGTCTGGCGCGGGAAGCTGCCATAACCTACCGGCATGAATTCCATTTGCCGGAGCCGGAGGTGAAAGCTGACGGTCTCAATAGGACTTCGGATGCCTTGAAAGTTACGGTTGCGGAGCCTGCCCTGTGTTCACGCTATTGTGCTGTGCGCATTGATAAAGTTAAAATTGAACCTTCACCTTTATGGATGCGGCGTCGCTTGGCTATGTCTGGGGTCCGCCCGATAAATAACATTGTGGACATAACAAATTATGTGATGTTGGAGTTGGGACAGCCAATGCATGCGTTCTCCGCTGATTGTATTAGAGGGGGAGAAATTACCGTACGTCGTGCCGCCGGGCAGGAAACCTTTACCACTTTGGATGACAAAAAATATGTCTTGGATGACAGTATGCTTGTCATTGCGGATAAAGCGGGGGCTGTAGCACTGGCCGGTATAATGGGCGGTGCAAATTCTTGTATTAATCCGGGTACGGATACGGTGATTTTTGAAGCAGCCTGTTTTGCGCCTGATTCGGTGCGACAAACAGCGAGTGCCTTGGGCATCAGGACGGAATCTTCCGCTAGGTTTGAACGAATTGTTGATGGATGGAAAACGCTGCGTGCTTTGAAACGTGCTTGTGAATTGGTCGAAAAGTTGGGCTGTGGCCTTGTTTCATCTGATTTTATAGATATCAATAATCTGCCGTCCACGAAGCCACATATTAAATTGGATTTTAATCGCGTTAATACTTTTTTGGGATTACAGTTGGCAACTTCGGAAATGATCGCAACGTTGGAGGCTGTAGGCTGTAATTTGACGGTTGATTCGGGAAATTTGACGGCTGATGTTGTCGCACCGAGCTTTAGGCCGGATCTCGAAGGCTTTGCCGATTTGGCGGAGGAAGTTGCCCGTTTTCATGACTATAACAATATTCCGCCTACCTTGCTGCCGGCAGCGGAAACGACGGTCGGCGGCCGTAGCACTAAGCTTAATATTAAGCGTCTGATAGCTGAAATTATGATTTCGTCCGGTTTTTACGAAGCCTATACATATTCTTTCATGAGTGCGAAAGAACCGGATAGACTTGGTTTGGCACCTGATTCGCCGCTGCGGAAAATGTTGAAAATCCGTTACGCACCGGAAGACACTTCCTGTCTTAGGACAACTCCTTTACCGGCCTTGCTAAATATTGCTCATAATAACAGCTCTAGAGCTGAGGAGTCCGCCGGTCTGTTTGAGATAATGCGTTGCTATCATCCGGTAGATGGGCAGAAATTACCTAACGAACGGGAAGTGGTGGCGGCAATTGTTTACGACAACACGACTGCTAAGGATAATGGTCGGCTGTTCTATGAACTTAAACACATTGTTGAAGAGATTTCTCAGCAAACCGGTATTAAGGACGTTGAATTTTTGTCTCTAGCAGCGTCGAGTGAGGTTAATGCTCCGGCGGAAGCTCCTTGCTTCCACCCTTATCGTTCAGCTAGTTTGGTTGTCAATCGTAAATCATTTGGCCTGATAGGTTATCTGCATCCGGATATTGCTGAAACATATGATCTACCGCGCTGCACCGCTGTCTTGCTCCTCGATTTGGCAACAGTGGTTGAATTGCACAATTTTAAGCGTACGCAAAAACCTTTGCCTAAGTATCCGGCGGTTACGCGTGACTTGGCGGTTGTGGTTGACCGTTCTACTCCGGTCGGAGAGATAGAAAAAAATATTTATGCTCACTCTGAAGACCTTCTGGCCGAACTGGCGTTATTTGATGTCTATGAGGGCAAAAATTTGGGTCATGATAAGAAGTCGGTTGCTTTCAGTCTAAAATTCCGTTCGCAGACTGGAACACTTAATGATGCTGCGATAAACCCGATAATGAATCGAATAATTGAGGCGTTGCATGAAACTTTGCATGCTGAACTGCGGCAATAA
- a CDS encoding DUF5702 domain-containing protein, with protein sequence MKNSIKTFIQDSRAAVTLLATITTSGILIFALIMHQIAGLRIFQVEVGEALSVQTGVTMAKFDRTLEERYGLWGIRAEAANTAIFDRITKDIARMPLLPPTKVTATTDCTDPLSEAEFAKPQIHAYMRLRAPVGLVKEIYERVQSAKHAITPNLKQGKSKLGVAKDAWQRHRKSILDFKDKAIPSKVRPFLEPVFKFLAMEENEAGGESWQKVLAQMSNVENALSINSIPVYDALLVNEYAIDSFSNAAGKFGESTTFGKTWGGFSKAALKTVTPYEVEYIITGIEDKEKAAKRVKLYLRLLRWVQHIIGIYSKPMKRAVYRTAAIATTALVFAFSGGTVYIPSAVFEAIFIAVRAFTKSGKDVKTLLAGKTVPLQPGYNEVIQVYYKDFLRLFLLPVSEDNKVKRAVELIEANLSGHFFTGVVVNADITCGRWQGGRVGRKENYELLRAKK encoded by the coding sequence ATGAAAAATTCCATTAAAACATTTATTCAAGACTCCCGCGCGGCAGTTACGCTGTTGGCAACGATTACAACCTCCGGGATACTAATTTTCGCTTTAATTATGCACCAAATAGCCGGCCTGCGTATTTTTCAAGTTGAAGTCGGCGAGGCGTTGTCAGTGCAAACCGGAGTCACTATGGCAAAATTTGACCGCACTTTAGAAGAACGCTACGGATTGTGGGGGATTCGAGCCGAGGCCGCTAACACGGCGATATTCGACCGAATTACCAAAGATATTGCGCGCATGCCTTTGCTGCCGCCTACCAAGGTGACTGCCACGACAGACTGCACCGATCCTTTGAGCGAAGCGGAATTTGCTAAACCGCAAATCCATGCATATATGCGTTTGCGTGCACCTGTTGGCCTAGTTAAAGAAATTTACGAGCGAGTCCAGAGCGCCAAACATGCAATTACGCCAAACCTTAAGCAAGGAAAGAGTAAGCTTGGTGTTGCTAAAGATGCATGGCAGCGGCACCGGAAAAGTATCCTTGATTTTAAAGACAAGGCGATTCCTTCAAAAGTTCGTCCTTTCCTTGAGCCGGTATTCAAATTTTTAGCGATGGAAGAAAATGAAGCCGGCGGTGAAAGCTGGCAAAAAGTATTGGCGCAAATGAGCAATGTGGAAAATGCTTTGAGCATCAATTCTATACCTGTTTATGATGCTTTACTCGTTAACGAGTATGCTATAGACAGCTTCAGTAATGCGGCCGGCAAGTTTGGCGAATCGACCACTTTTGGCAAAACCTGGGGCGGTTTCAGCAAAGCCGCTTTAAAAACTGTAACCCCTTATGAAGTTGAATATATAATTACAGGGATAGAAGACAAGGAAAAAGCCGCTAAACGGGTTAAATTATATTTAAGACTTTTGCGCTGGGTTCAACATATTATCGGTATATACAGTAAACCGATGAAAAGAGCTGTTTATCGCACTGCCGCCATAGCAACAACCGCCTTGGTTTTTGCCTTTTCAGGCGGAACCGTATATATACCGTCTGCTGTTTTTGAAGCAATTTTTATTGCAGTCAGGGCATTTACGAAATCCGGCAAGGATGTGAAAACCTTGCTGGCCGGGAAAACGGTTCCTTTGCAACCCGGATATAACGAAGTAATACAGGTGTATTATAAAGACTTTTTGCGGCTGTTTTTATTGCCAGTAAGTGAAGATAATAAGGTTAAACGTGCGGTCGAATTGATTGAGGCTAATCTGTCCGGGCATTTTTTTACCGGCGTAGTTGTAAATGCCGATATTACTTGCGGGAGGTGGCAAGGTGGCAGGGTTGGAAGGAAGGAGAACTATGAGTTACTACGAGCAAAAAAATGA
- the secA gene encoding preprotein translocase subunit SecA, translated as MNLLNKIFGTHSEREIKRIMPLVTAVEAKEDEYRQLSDHELRGRTEWLRDRLKAGETLDDILPDAFATIREAAWRVLGMRHYRVQIIGGIVLHQGRIAEMKTGEGKTLVATLPVYLNALTGQGVHVVTVNDYLATRDSEWMGKVYTYLGLTVGLIVHGLDNDARRQAYASDIVYGTNNEFGFDYLRDNMVTHKSEMVQRELQFAIVDEVDSILIDEARTPLIISGQGEASTDMYKKVNSFVTTLKPFVVAETDSKEDQDELAGDADYIVDEKAKTAVMTRNGVSKAEQYFQVNNLADEENYDLQHYINNALKAHGTMHRDDQYVVQDGEVIIVDDFTGRLMYGRRYSDGLHQAIEAKEGVKVENESKTLATITFQNYFRMYAKLSGMTGTALTEEDEFRSIYSLDVICIPTNRPIARLDEHDSIYKTERGKYKAIIEEVKKVHAQGQPVLIGTVSVEKSELLSDLFTRVGIKHNVLNAKQHQREAEIVAQAGRYGAVTISTNMAGRGTDILLGGNPEYMAKAELRKQGFEPELVEQSTTHNETDDPLILDIRQRYQELEKNFSDSIKDEKDKVIKAGGLYILGTERHESRRIDNQLRGRAGRQGDPGKSKFYLSLEDDLLRLFGGDRMTKLFNSLGVDEDMELQNRMLSKQIENAQKKVEGRNFGIRKHVLEYDDVMNKQREVIYAQRRRVLEGEDLQDTYRNMIESTLKRVFAKYCNPDEPAEEWEISGLTANLLDITGPIDPVLKLKELIAQNNTLDEIIDITVQAALDRYASREDELGSPELMREIERVILLRSVDQKWMDHIDLMDDLRDSIGMRSYAQHDPVMEYKMEGFQMFEEMNNSIQEAAVRMILRANFRPEEPIRRENSLRRIEEHKAAESSFAEAKAAAGQSERQGEVNKDANHKPLIRDKNKVGRNDPCPCGSGKKYKNCCGRG; from the coding sequence ATGAATTTATTGAATAAAATTTTCGGTACTCATAGTGAACGTGAAATTAAGCGCATAATGCCGTTGGTAACGGCTGTTGAAGCTAAAGAAGATGAATATCGCCAACTTAGTGACCATGAATTGCGTGGACGCACGGAATGGCTGCGCGACCGCTTAAAGGCCGGGGAAACGTTAGATGATATTTTGCCAGATGCCTTTGCTACAATCCGTGAAGCGGCCTGGCGAGTGCTAGGAATGCGTCATTATCGGGTGCAGATTATCGGTGGTATTGTTTTGCACCAGGGACGTATTGCGGAGATGAAAACCGGTGAAGGTAAAACCTTGGTGGCGACATTGCCAGTTTATTTAAATGCCCTTACCGGACAAGGCGTTCACGTAGTTACGGTCAATGATTATTTGGCCACCCGTGACTCGGAGTGGATGGGTAAGGTTTATACATACCTAGGACTCACCGTCGGTTTGATTGTTCATGGTTTGGATAATGATGCGCGGCGGCAAGCTTATGCTTCAGATATCGTTTACGGTACAAATAATGAGTTCGGCTTTGATTATTTGCGTGATAACATGGTTACGCATAAGAGTGAAATGGTGCAGCGGGAATTACAATTTGCGATTGTCGATGAGGTGGACTCAATTTTGATTGACGAAGCGCGAACCCCTTTAATTATATCTGGCCAAGGCGAAGCATCGACAGATATGTATAAAAAGGTCAACAGCTTTGTCACGACCCTCAAACCGTTTGTAGTTGCAGAAACTGATAGCAAGGAAGACCAGGATGAACTGGCCGGCGATGCCGATTATATTGTTGATGAGAAGGCCAAGACGGCGGTTATGACTCGCAACGGGGTAAGTAAGGCTGAACAATACTTCCAAGTTAATAACTTGGCCGATGAGGAAAACTACGACTTGCAACATTATATAAATAATGCGTTAAAAGCTCATGGCACTATGCATCGTGATGATCAGTACGTTGTGCAAGACGGCGAAGTTATTATTGTCGATGACTTTACCGGACGCTTGATGTACGGTCGCCGCTACAGTGACGGCTTGCATCAGGCTATTGAAGCCAAAGAAGGTGTAAAAGTAGAGAATGAGAGTAAAACATTGGCTACGATTACTTTTCAGAATTATTTCCGCATGTATGCTAAACTTTCCGGTATGACCGGTACGGCCTTAACGGAAGAAGATGAGTTCAGAAGTATTTACAGTTTGGATGTAATTTGCATTCCTACCAATCGTCCGATTGCTCGGTTGGATGAACATGATAGCATATATAAAACTGAACGCGGCAAATATAAGGCTATTATAGAAGAGGTCAAGAAAGTTCATGCACAAGGCCAGCCGGTGCTTATCGGTACAGTTTCTGTTGAAAAATCAGAGCTGTTGTCGGATCTGTTTACTCGCGTTGGGATAAAACACAATGTCTTAAACGCCAAACAGCATCAACGTGAAGCGGAGATTGTTGCTCAGGCCGGACGCTATGGAGCGGTAACCATTTCCACGAACATGGCTGGACGTGGTACGGATATTCTGCTCGGCGGTAATCCGGAATATATGGCTAAAGCTGAGTTGCGAAAACAAGGATTTGAGCCGGAGTTAGTTGAGCAATCTACAACTCATAATGAGACTGACGATCCTTTGATTTTGGATATCCGCCAGCGTTATCAGGAACTGGAAAAAAACTTCTCTGACAGTATTAAAGACGAAAAAGATAAAGTTATAAAAGCTGGAGGACTGTACATACTAGGCACGGAAAGGCATGAATCACGCCGCATCGACAACCAATTGCGCGGACGTGCCGGCCGTCAAGGTGATCCGGGTAAGTCCAAATTTTACCTTTCGTTAGAAGATGATTTGTTGCGTCTTTTTGGCGGCGATAGAATGACTAAATTGTTTAACAGTTTGGGTGTCGATGAAGACATGGAACTGCAAAACAGAATGCTGAGTAAACAAATAGAAAATGCTCAGAAAAAAGTTGAAGGCCGCAACTTTGGTATCCGTAAGCATGTGCTTGAATATGATGATGTTATGAACAAGCAACGTGAAGTGATTTATGCTCAACGTCGGCGTGTATTGGAAGGCGAAGACTTACAGGATACATATCGCAATATGATTGAAAGCACCCTTAAACGAGTGTTTGCCAAATACTGCAATCCTGATGAGCCGGCTGAAGAGTGGGAGATAAGCGGACTTACCGCCAATCTTTTGGACATTACAGGCCCGATTGATCCAGTCCTGAAGTTAAAAGAATTAATTGCCCAAAACAACACTTTGGACGAAATAATTGACATTACCGTTCAAGCTGCCTTAGATCGTTATGCTTCGCGTGAAGATGAGCTTGGTTCACCTGAGCTGATGCGTGAAATAGAACGTGTGATTCTTTTGCGTTCGGTTGATCAAAAATGGATGGATCATATTGACTTAATGGATGACCTGCGCGATTCGATCGGTATGCGCAGTTATGCACAGCACGATCCAGTCATGGAGTACAAGATGGAAGGCTTCCAAATGTTTGAAGAGATGAATAATTCGATTCAGGAGGCCGCCGTCCGTATGATTCTGCGAGCTAATTTCCGCCCGGAGGAGCCAATTAGACGTGAAAATTCATTGCGCCGGATAGAAGAACATAAAGCTGCTGAAAGCTCCTTCGCGGAGGCGAAAGCCGCCGCTGGACAGTCGGAACGTCAAGGTGAAGTGAACAAGGATGCAAATCACAAGCCGCTTATACGTGATAAAAATAAAGTCGGTCGTAACGATCCCTGCCCATGTGGTAGCGGTAAAAAATATAAAAATTGTTGCGGGCGCGGTTAA
- a CDS encoding GntR family transcriptional regulator, translating into MFAIDFRSREPIYMQIKQQIIKLILTGVLKEDEQLPTVRQVSLDLNVNPNTVQKAYQQLDEAGFIYSLTGKGSFIAPLKNKNEVIERKITQELSKGVSQALTYDYTPKKIHEKTDECIDDWKNRNA; encoded by the coding sequence ATGTTTGCCATTGATTTTCGCAGTCGTGAGCCGATTTATATGCAGATAAAGCAACAGATTATTAAGTTGATTTTGACCGGTGTTCTGAAAGAGGATGAACAACTTCCTACGGTAAGACAGGTTTCTTTGGATTTGAATGTAAATCCTAACACTGTTCAAAAAGCATATCAACAACTTGATGAGGCTGGATTTATTTATTCGTTAACCGGAAAAGGTAGTTTTATTGCGCCGCTAAAAAATAAGAACGAAGTCATCGAAAGAAAAATAACGCAGGAGCTGAGTAAAGGCGTCAGTCAAGCGCTTACTTATGATTACACGCCCAAGAAAATTCATGAAAAAACTGATGAGTGCATAGATGACTGGAAAAACCGGAATGCTTAA
- a CDS encoding ABC transporter ATP-binding protein, with product MTGKTGMLKADKLTKSFDGKPAVHDISFTMQSHTIYGLLGSNGAGKSTLMRLLCGIYKPDSGTVFYDGESVYDNPNAKHKMFFVPDTPFYYPDFDMAQMGEFYKTVYKSWSDQLYHDLLRVLDLPEHLSMHKFSKGMLRQAALVYGLSTLPNFLLMDEAFDGLDPIMRQAVRKHVIRQVAELENTVLISSHNLREMEDFCDHVIFLHRGEQILTADMDDLRQLAYKVQIVWSPKNKPEIEKLPLNIQKLKRHGVLETYIIKNSEDEIRSVLSEFSPVVLEIIPLTLEEVFFYELARKEYAVENLIGW from the coding sequence ATGACTGGAAAAACCGGAATGCTTAAGGCCGACAAACTGACTAAATCATTTGACGGGAAGCCGGCGGTACATGATATCAGTTTTACTATGCAAAGCCATACGATTTACGGCTTACTTGGGTCAAACGGAGCTGGTAAAAGCACCTTGATGCGTTTACTTTGTGGCATTTATAAACCTGACAGCGGTACAGTTTTTTATGATGGAGAGTCAGTGTACGACAATCCTAATGCCAAGCACAAGATGTTTTTTGTGCCAGATACACCCTTCTATTATCCTGATTTTGATATGGCGCAGATGGGTGAGTTCTACAAGACAGTATACAAGTCTTGGTCGGACCAGCTTTACCATGATCTTTTGCGTGTTTTGGATTTGCCTGAGCACCTCAGCATGCACAAGTTTTCCAAAGGAATGTTGCGTCAAGCGGCTTTAGTATATGGACTCAGCACTTTGCCGAACTTTTTGCTCATGGATGAAGCATTCGACGGGTTGGATCCGATTATGCGTCAAGCTGTGCGCAAGCATGTTATCCGACAAGTTGCAGAACTGGAAAACACCGTTTTGATATCATCTCATAATTTGCGGGAGATGGAAGATTTTTGTGATCATGTAATTTTTTTACATAGGGGAGAGCAGATTTTGACAGCCGATATGGACGATTTGCGTCAACTGGCTTACAAAGTTCAGATTGTCTGGTCGCCGAAAAATAAGCCTGAAATCGAAAAATTGCCGCTGAATATTCAAAAACTAAAGCGGCACGGTGTCTTGGAAACGTACATCATCAAAAATTCGGAAGATGAGATTAGGAGTGTTTTATCCGAATTTTCCCCGGTCGTCTTGGAAATAATTCCTTTGACGTTGGAAGAAGTGTTTTTCTATGAGTTGGCTCGGAAGGAATATGCGGTTGAAAACCTTATCGGATGGTAA
- a CDS encoding bis(5'-nucleosyl)-tetraphosphatase produces the protein MKKEKSCGAVIFWTHNDERQFLLVQHRSGHWGFPKGHVERNEKELETALREVHEETGVEIDILPNFRRRIEYRPCVNHIKEVIYFVASYVSGEATPQESELRTLGWFEYNAALEQLTFSNDRAVLIEANKFIQNSLSCQNE, from the coding sequence ATGAAAAAAGAAAAATCATGCGGAGCGGTAATATTTTGGACTCACAACGATGAACGACAGTTTCTATTAGTGCAGCACCGTTCCGGACACTGGGGTTTCCCCAAGGGACACGTCGAGCGCAATGAAAAAGAGTTGGAGACAGCATTACGCGAAGTACATGAAGAGACTGGTGTCGAGATAGATATTTTGCCAAATTTTCGTCGCAGAATTGAATACCGGCCCTGTGTCAACCACATCAAAGAAGTGATATATTTTGTTGCCAGCTATGTTTCCGGCGAAGCCACACCACAGGAATCTGAACTGCGTACACTTGGGTGGTTCGAATATAATGCTGCCCTTGAACAACTTACCTTCAGTAATGACCGCGCTGTATTAATCGAAGCTAATAAATTTATTCAAAATAGCTTAAGCTGCCAGAACGAATAA
- a CDS encoding xanthine phosphoribosyltransferase, with amino-acid sequence MKLLEDRILQDGTVLPNNILKVDNFLNHQIDPQLMLAMGRDFANHFADKGINKILTIEISGIAVAMAAAIYLNVPLVFAKKTASVTLAADLYTAKVTSYTKKTEYTIRVDKKFLTANDNVLIIDDFLATGEALRGMTSICQQAGAKIVGFGIAIEKVFQNGGDYFRKLGYDVYSQAMIENFVNNTVKFKDR; translated from the coding sequence ATGAAACTGCTTGAAGACAGAATTTTACAAGACGGGACCGTTCTCCCCAATAATATTTTGAAAGTTGACAATTTTCTCAACCATCAGATTGATCCACAGCTTATGTTGGCCATGGGACGTGATTTTGCCAATCATTTTGCTGACAAAGGCATAAATAAAATTTTGACAATTGAGATTTCCGGCATTGCCGTAGCTATGGCCGCTGCGATCTATCTCAATGTACCCCTGGTGTTTGCCAAAAAAACCGCTTCTGTCACCCTTGCCGCCGATCTTTACACGGCTAAAGTTACTTCTTATACCAAAAAAACGGAGTACACAATTCGAGTTGATAAGAAATTTCTCACCGCTAACGACAATGTTTTAATTATCGACGACTTTCTGGCCACAGGGGAAGCCCTTCGGGGAATGACTTCAATATGTCAGCAAGCAGGTGCGAAAATTGTTGGTTTCGGCATCGCAATCGAAAAAGTATTCCAAAACGGCGGAGATTATTTCCGTAAATTAGGTTATGACGTTTACAGTCAAGCCATGATTGAAAATTTTGTAAACAACACCGTAAAATTTAAGGATCGATAG
- a CDS encoding nucleobase:cation symporter-2 family protein: protein MQTKDKLLYPLESKPPLGVSLVLAIQHILAAFAGIIAVPLVVCTALHLSVEQTSIMVAATIFVSGITTMLQSRGVGPIGSRLAGMMGTDFTFVNPSISVGSRFGLAGIVGATITGSLVEIVLSRFIKSLLKFFPPLITGTVVSLIGITLLPVSIDWAAGGFGSADYGSLRNLAVAFAIMLFTLFLNHYGKGMLSTAAVFIGMVAGYLLCLPLGMVDLSSVAAAKWIAIPNIFRFGFHFDFAATLSFVPAYIVSTIGTVGIVMAIGEASHTKVSGERAANGVLCDGLGSMIAGIFGAGPNTAFSQNVGLITLTKVASRHVMVLAGLLLTVLGVFPKLSALIAVMPPPVLGGVGVIMFGLVAAQGIKTLASIKLGDRELLIISVAFALGIGVTVKPEILDGLPLALKMILSSGISTGTLAALILNIVLRKPKVISKEAGNETA from the coding sequence ATGCAAACTAAGGATAAATTGCTTTATCCGCTTGAATCTAAACCTCCCTTAGGCGTGTCGTTGGTTTTGGCTATTCAACACATCTTGGCGGCTTTTGCCGGGATTATCGCCGTACCGCTGGTCGTTTGTACAGCCCTTCATCTTAGTGTCGAGCAAACCTCAATAATGGTAGCCGCCACTATTTTTGTTTCTGGAATTACGACAATGCTTCAGTCACGCGGCGTCGGGCCGATCGGATCGCGACTTGCCGGAATGATGGGAACAGATTTTACTTTTGTAAATCCTTCGATAAGCGTCGGAAGCAGGTTCGGCTTGGCCGGAATTGTCGGCGCGACTATCACCGGCTCCTTGGTCGAGATTGTCTTGAGCCGTTTTATAAAATCGCTGCTTAAATTTTTCCCGCCTTTAATAACCGGAACTGTTGTATCTCTTATTGGTATCACCTTACTTCCGGTCAGCATAGACTGGGCTGCCGGCGGCTTCGGATCCGCTGACTACGGTTCCTTGCGGAACTTAGCTGTTGCTTTCGCAATTATGCTTTTTACCTTGTTTCTCAATCACTACGGCAAAGGCATGCTTAGTACGGCCGCCGTTTTCATCGGCATGGTCGCAGGTTACCTTTTGTGCCTGCCTCTCGGAATGGTTGATTTAAGTTCCGTAGCAGCGGCTAAATGGATTGCCATTCCCAATATTTTCCGTTTTGGATTCCATTTTGACTTTGCTGCTACTCTATCATTTGTCCCGGCCTATATCGTATCAACCATAGGTACAGTAGGAATTGTTATGGCAATCGGTGAAGCTTCCCATACAAAAGTATCCGGTGAACGGGCCGCCAATGGCGTTCTGTGTGACGGTCTCGGCTCCATGATTGCAGGTATATTCGGTGCTGGTCCGAATACCGCCTTTTCGCAAAATGTCGGCTTAATAACGTTAACTAAAGTTGCCAGCCGTCACGTAATGGTGCTGGCCGGACTGTTGTTAACCGTATTAGGTGTTTTCCCTAAACTAAGTGCGTTGATTGCCGTTATGCCGCCGCCGGTTCTCGGTGGAGTTGGAGTTATAATGTTCGGTTTGGTCGCGGCCCAGGGTATAAAAACTTTAGCCAGTATCAAACTTGGCGATCGCGAACTGTTAATCATCTCCGTGGCTTTCGCTTTAGGAATAGGCGTTACGGTTAAGCCGGAAATTCTGGACGGTTTGCCATTGGCTTTAAAAATGATATTATCTTCGGGAATATCCACCGGTACTTTAGCTGCATTAATTTTAAATATTGTTTTACGTAAACCTAAGGTGATCAGCAAGGAGGCTGGCAATGAAACTGCTTGA